Proteins encoded together in one Pseudomonas arsenicoxydans window:
- a CDS encoding sigma-54-dependent Fis family transcriptional regulator — translation MHDNHLSRHAQQVLTVTQGKSHLHGPGSDPSIARSWLRCLEDYHLDPALTMAPTVLEHGRVLESRERLQQVLHIAGNEMTSLHQQLSGAGHAVLLTDARGVILNCVTAPAERKIFERAGLWLGADWSEACEGTNGIGTCLVERQSLTIHQDEHFRGRHTGLTCSASPVFDPHGELLAVLDVSSARHEVSRQSQFHTMALVNLSAKMIESCYFLRYFDNQWLLRFHLQAESVGLFSEGLLAFDGEGRISAVNQSALNLLGHGRCGLLGQPVEAFFDCSLDELLGRASVNASASWPLRTRDGRSLFALLRGQPRSIPVPVVQRPVIAEQPRLSGICIGDIALQEDFRKSLRVFERDVPLLINGETGSGKEAFAKAVHQASQRAEKAFVALNCAAIPESLIESELFGYRGGSFTGARKEGMRGKLQQADGGTLFLDEIGDMPLALQTRLLRVLEDRQVVPIGGEPEPVNVRIISATHRNLLERVQDGSFREDLYYRLNGLEVALPALRDRSDKSQLLDFLLAEEAGGETVVIDEPARQALLGFAWPGNVRQLRNVLRTLAALCDGGRIGLEDLPAMIRQVRPLPVVAVEEPSEHPLDDAERLALLNALEQTRWHMTNTAEQLGVSRNTLYRKLRKHGIAR, via the coding sequence ATGCACGACAACCATTTGAGTCGCCATGCCCAGCAGGTCCTGACCGTCACTCAGGGCAAATCCCACCTGCACGGCCCGGGCAGCGATCCGTCGATAGCCCGTTCCTGGCTGCGGTGTCTTGAGGACTATCACCTCGACCCCGCTTTGACCATGGCGCCGACGGTGCTGGAGCACGGCCGCGTACTGGAAAGCCGCGAGCGCTTGCAGCAAGTGCTGCACATCGCCGGCAACGAAATGACCAGCCTGCATCAGCAACTTTCCGGCGCCGGCCACGCGGTGCTGCTGACCGACGCCCGTGGCGTGATCCTCAATTGCGTCACCGCGCCCGCCGAGCGCAAGATTTTCGAGCGTGCCGGGCTCTGGCTCGGCGCTGACTGGAGCGAAGCCTGCGAAGGCACCAACGGCATCGGCACCTGCCTGGTGGAACGGCAGTCGCTGACCATTCACCAGGACGAACACTTTCGCGGTCGCCACACCGGCCTGACCTGCTCGGCGAGCCCGGTGTTCGACCCGCACGGTGAACTGCTGGCGGTGCTCGACGTGTCTTCGGCGCGTCACGAGGTTTCGCGTCAGAGCCAGTTTCACACCATGGCGCTGGTCAATCTGTCGGCGAAGATGATCGAGAGCTGCTATTTCCTGCGCTACTTCGACAATCAATGGCTGTTGCGTTTTCACTTGCAGGCCGAGTCCGTCGGGCTGTTCAGCGAAGGGTTGCTGGCGTTTGACGGGGAAGGGCGGATCAGTGCCGTCAATCAAAGTGCCCTGAACCTGCTGGGGCATGGTCGCTGCGGATTGTTGGGGCAGCCGGTCGAGGCGTTTTTCGATTGCTCGCTGGATGAATTGCTCGGCCGCGCGAGTGTGAACGCCAGTGCCAGTTGGCCGCTGCGCACCCGGGACGGGCGGAGTCTGTTTGCGCTGTTGCGCGGGCAGCCACGCAGCATTCCGGTGCCGGTGGTGCAACGTCCGGTGATTGCCGAGCAGCCGCGCCTGTCGGGCATTTGTATTGGCGATATCGCGTTACAGGAAGATTTCCGCAAGTCCCTGCGCGTGTTCGAGCGGGACGTGCCGCTGTTGATCAACGGCGAAACCGGTTCCGGCAAAGAGGCATTCGCCAAAGCCGTGCACCAGGCCAGTCAACGGGCCGAAAAAGCCTTCGTCGCTCTCAACTGCGCGGCCATTCCCGAAAGCCTGATCGAGAGCGAACTGTTCGGCTATCGCGGCGGTAGCTTCACCGGCGCGCGCAAGGAAGGCATGCGCGGCAAGTTGCAGCAGGCCGATGGCGGGACCTTGTTCCTTGATGAAATTGGCGACATGCCGTTGGCTTTGCAGACCCGGCTATTGAGAGTGCTGGAAGATCGTCAGGTGGTGCCGATCGGTGGCGAGCCGGAGCCGGTCAATGTGCGGATCATCAGCGCCACGCACCGTAATTTGCTGGAGCGCGTACAGGACGGCAGTTTCCGTGAGGATCTGTATTACCGGCTCAATGGGCTGGAGGTGGCGTTGCCGGCGTTGCGCGATCGCAGTGATAAATCGCAATTGCTCGACTTTTTGCTGGCTGAAGAGGCGGGCGGTGAGACGGTGGTGATCGATGAGCCGGCACGGCAGGCGTTGCTGGGCTTCGCATGGCCGGGCAACGTGCGGCAATTACGCAATGTGCTGCGCACCTTGGCGGCACTGTGTGATGGTGGGCGGATCGGGCTGGAGGATTTGCCGGCGATGATTCGCCAGGTTCGGCCGTTACCGGTTGTGGCCGTTGAAGAGCCGTCCGAGCATCCTCTGGATGACGCCGAGCGATTGGCCTTACTCAATGCGCTGGAGCAGACGCGTTGGCATATGACCAATACAGCTGAACAGCTCGGCGTCAGCCGCAATACGCTTTATCGAAAATTGCGCAAACACGGCATCGCCAGGTAA
- a CDS encoding CidA/LrgA family protein: MLLRGLTWLVLFQLLGTALNHLFLPVLPGPIVGLLLLLVYLISRGQVGEPLNLAASSLLRYLPLLLVPPAVGVMVYAKDIAADFWAIVGALVLSLVLSMAFAGVLMQRMVKRHARRGDHS, from the coding sequence ATGTTGTTACGTGGCCTGACGTGGCTGGTGCTGTTCCAATTGCTGGGCACCGCCCTCAATCATTTGTTTTTACCGGTGCTGCCCGGGCCGATTGTCGGCCTGCTGCTGTTGCTGGTGTACCTGATTTCACGCGGGCAAGTCGGCGAGCCTTTGAACCTGGCGGCCAGCAGTCTGCTGCGCTATCTGCCGTTGCTGCTGGTGCCGCCTGCCGTGGGCGTCATGGTGTACGCCAAGGACATCGCCGCGGACTTCTGGGCCATCGTCGGTGCGCTGGTGTTGTCGCTGGTGCTGTCCATGGCGTTTGCCGGGGTGCTGATGCAGCGCATGGTCAAGCGTCATGCCCGTCGCGGAGATCATTCATGA
- the exaC gene encoding acetaldehyde dehydrogenase ExaC: MRYAHPGTEGAIVSFKSKYGNYIGGEFVAPVKGQYFTNTSPVNGQPIAEFPRSTAEDIDKALDAAHAAADAWGATSVQARSLVLLKIADRIEQNLELLAITESWDNGKAVRETLNADIPLAADHFRYFAGCIRAQEGSAAEIDGNTVAYHIHEPLGVVGQIIPWNFPILMAAWKLAPALAAGNCVVLKPAEQTPLGITVLMELIGDLLPPGVLNVVQGFGKEAGEALATSKRIAKIAFTGSTPVGSHIMKCAAENIIPSTVELGGKSPNIFFEDIMQAEPTFIEKAAEGLVLAFFNQGEVCTCPSRALVQESIYDDFMKVVMKKVLSIKRGDPLDTDTMVGAQASEQQFDKILSYLEIAKGEGAELLTGGKIEKLEGNLATGYYIQPTLLKGTNKMRVFQEEIFGPVVSITTFKDEAEALAIANDTEFGLGAGLWTRDINRAYRMGRAIKAGRVWTNCYHLYPAHAAFGGYKKSGVGRETHKMMLDHYQQTKNLLVSYDINPLGFF; the protein is encoded by the coding sequence ATGCGTTACGCTCACCCCGGTACTGAAGGCGCTATCGTTTCGTTCAAGAGCAAGTACGGTAACTACATCGGCGGCGAGTTCGTCGCGCCTGTCAAAGGTCAGTACTTCACCAATACCTCGCCAGTAAATGGCCAACCGATTGCCGAATTTCCGCGTTCCACGGCCGAAGACATCGACAAAGCCCTGGACGCCGCCCACGCCGCTGCCGATGCCTGGGGCGCCACGTCCGTCCAGGCGCGCTCGCTGGTGCTGCTGAAAATCGCCGACCGCATCGAACAGAACCTGGAACTGCTGGCAATCACCGAATCCTGGGACAACGGCAAAGCCGTGCGTGAAACGCTCAATGCTGACATCCCGCTGGCCGCGGACCATTTCCGCTACTTCGCCGGTTGCATCCGTGCCCAGGAAGGCAGCGCCGCCGAGATCGACGGCAACACCGTGGCTTATCACATCCATGAACCGCTGGGCGTGGTCGGGCAGATCATCCCGTGGAACTTCCCGATCCTGATGGCTGCCTGGAAACTCGCCCCGGCCCTGGCCGCCGGTAACTGCGTGGTGCTCAAGCCTGCCGAGCAAACGCCACTGGGCATTACCGTGCTGATGGAGCTGATCGGCGACCTGCTGCCGCCGGGCGTACTGAACGTCGTGCAAGGCTTCGGCAAAGAAGCTGGCGAAGCGCTCGCCACCAGCAAACGCATCGCCAAGATCGCGTTCACTGGCTCGACCCCGGTCGGCTCGCACATCATGAAATGCGCGGCTGAAAACATCATTCCGTCCACCGTGGAGCTGGGTGGCAAATCGCCGAACATCTTCTTCGAAGACATCATGCAGGCCGAACCGACCTTCATCGAAAAAGCTGCTGAAGGCCTGGTGCTGGCGTTCTTCAACCAGGGCGAAGTCTGCACCTGCCCGTCCCGTGCATTGGTGCAAGAGTCGATCTACGACGACTTCATGAAAGTCGTGATGAAGAAAGTGCTGTCGATCAAACGTGGCGACCCGCTGGACACCGACACCATGGTCGGCGCCCAGGCGTCCGAGCAGCAATTCGACAAAATTCTTTCGTACCTGGAAATCGCCAAGGGCGAAGGCGCCGAGCTGCTGACCGGCGGCAAGATAGAAAAACTCGAGGGCAACCTGGCGACCGGGTATTACATCCAGCCGACCTTGCTCAAGGGCACCAACAAAATGCGCGTATTCCAGGAAGAAATCTTTGGCCCGGTGGTGAGCATCACCACGTTCAAGGACGAAGCCGAAGCCCTGGCCATCGCCAACGACACCGAGTTCGGCCTGGGCGCCGGCCTCTGGACCCGCGACATCAACCGCGCCTACCGCATGGGCCGCGCCATCAAGGCCGGTCGTGTGTGGACCAACTGCTATCACCTGTACCCGGCGCATGCCGCGTTCGGTGGCTACAAAAAGTCCGGCGTCGGACGTGAAACCCACAAAATGATGCTCGATCACTATCAGCAGACCAAAAACCTGCTGGTGAGCTACGACATCAATCCGCTGGGCTTCTTCTAA
- a CDS encoding C13 family peptidase has product MRSLALLTLTLLLTACGDGESLLPPDARLPDGGRYRGDLVNGLLQGQGRVDYPNGSWYAGEFDKGQWHGQGEWHGSNGEVYRGQFNQGLFDGQGTLTTNGSSYTGGFKLGRRDGEGTLKENGMTYRGEFKADQYSGLGRLELEDGSSYQGQFANGKPNGEGQRGDASGNQFTGHFVNGQLEGNGTFNSADGDIYVGGFKNNQLNGKGRYENADGDVWLGQFKEGSLNGKGELIGADASHYVGQFSDWRFSGQGRLNLPDGSFYIGQFDADAYSGRGTLVLTDGTVQSGTWVNGQRVRDADGKLLPDSLELGLLAQGRLLDDALNNVPASTPAVELYTLTVGGDGKQSVFLRESDYVSNMLNSRFGAFGQIRLVNHRDHLVDRPMATRENLRRAALTLAERSGPEDLIFIYLTSHGTSEHELVLDQPRMELADLPADELAAVLAPLKNRDKIIVISACYSGGFLPALKDERTMIMTASRADRVSFGCSEEANFTYFGDALFAQALNQTDDLEQAFKLAKATVAERELADSFEASEPQIWAPKTVLSHWQLLRKQQARKALQSVSISSKDANSN; this is encoded by the coding sequence ATGCGCTCACTCGCCCTCCTCACTTTGACCCTGTTGCTTACCGCTTGCGGCGATGGCGAATCGCTGTTGCCCCCTGATGCCCGCTTGCCGGACGGTGGGCGTTATCGCGGTGATCTGGTCAATGGCCTGCTGCAAGGCCAGGGCCGCGTCGATTACCCGAACGGCAGCTGGTATGCCGGCGAGTTCGACAAGGGCCAATGGCATGGCCAAGGCGAATGGCATGGCAGCAACGGCGAGGTCTATCGCGGACAATTCAACCAAGGGTTGTTCGACGGCCAAGGCACGCTGACCACCAACGGCAGCAGCTACACCGGGGGATTCAAGCTCGGGCGCCGCGACGGTGAAGGTACGCTCAAAGAAAACGGCATGACCTACCGCGGTGAATTCAAGGCTGATCAGTATTCAGGGCTCGGTCGTCTCGAACTCGAAGACGGCAGCTCCTACCAGGGCCAATTCGCCAACGGCAAACCCAATGGTGAAGGCCAGCGCGGCGATGCCAGCGGCAATCAGTTCACCGGGCACTTCGTCAACGGGCAACTGGAAGGCAACGGCACTTTCAACAGTGCTGACGGCGACATTTACGTCGGCGGTTTCAAGAACAATCAACTGAACGGCAAGGGCCGCTACGAAAATGCCGACGGCGATGTCTGGCTGGGGCAGTTCAAAGAAGGCTCGCTGAACGGCAAGGGCGAGTTGATTGGCGCCGATGCCAGTCATTACGTCGGTCAGTTCAGCGACTGGCGCTTCAGCGGCCAAGGCCGTTTGAACCTGCCCGACGGCAGCTTCTACATCGGTCAGTTCGACGCAGACGCCTATTCGGGTCGCGGCACGCTGGTGCTGACGGACGGCACGGTACAAAGCGGTACGTGGGTCAATGGTCAGCGTGTGCGCGATGCCGATGGCAAATTGTTGCCCGATAGCCTGGAACTCGGTTTGCTGGCTCAGGGTCGCCTGCTCGACGACGCACTGAACAACGTGCCAGCCTCGACGCCAGCGGTCGAGCTGTACACCCTGACCGTGGGCGGTGACGGCAAGCAGAGCGTGTTCCTGCGCGAGTCCGATTACGTCAGCAACATGCTCAATAGCCGCTTCGGCGCCTTCGGCCAGATCCGCCTGGTCAACCATCGCGATCACCTCGTAGACCGGCCGATGGCCACCCGGGAAAACCTGCGCCGCGCCGCACTGACCCTCGCCGAACGCAGCGGCCCGGAAGATTTGATCTTCATCTACCTGACCAGCCACGGCACCAGCGAACATGAACTGGTACTCGACCAGCCGCGTATGGAGCTGGCCGATTTGCCAGCCGACGAACTGGCCGCGGTGCTCGCCCCCTTGAAGAATCGCGACAAGATCATCGTTATTTCAGCCTGCTACTCCGGCGGTTTCCTCCCCGCACTCAAGGACGAACGCACGATGATCATGACCGCATCGAGGGCCGACCGTGTGTCCTTCGGCTGCTCGGAAGAAGCCAACTTCACCTACTTTGGCGATGCGCTGTTCGCCCAGGCGCTGAACCAGACCGACGACCTAGAGCAAGCCTTCAAACTGGCCAAGGCCACGGTGGCGGAGCGTGAGCTGGCCGACAGCTTCGAAGCCTCTGAACCGCAGATCTGGGCACCGAAAACCGTTCTCTCCCACTGGCAGCTTTTGCGCAAGCAGCAGGCACGAAAAGCTCTGCAAAGTGTCTCTATAAGCAGCAAGGATGCAAACAGCAACTAA
- a CDS encoding LrgB family protein: MILDWHGALDSVIHHPLFGIGITLGAYQLVLAAFEKTRWIFLQPVLVSMLLVIGVLTVSGITFVEYRKSTEILSILLGPATVALAVPLYLNLRRIRQLFWPIFTTLVIGGVVATGMGVLLGWWFGAEHMILMTMAPKSVTSPIAMLVAEQIGGVAALAAVFVLITGVIGAIFGPSLLTRLGVHSPEARGMALGMTAHAVGTSVALQESEECGAFAALAMSLMGVATAVFLPLAVSMVV; the protein is encoded by the coding sequence ATGATCCTCGATTGGCACGGCGCGCTGGACTCGGTGATTCATCACCCGTTGTTCGGCATTGGCATTACGTTGGGCGCCTATCAGCTGGTGCTGGCGGCGTTCGAGAAAACCCGCTGGATCTTTCTGCAGCCGGTGCTGGTGTCCATGCTGTTGGTGATTGGCGTGCTGACGGTGTCTGGCATCACCTTCGTTGAATACCGCAAGAGCACCGAGATCCTCAGTATCCTGCTCGGGCCGGCGACGGTGGCGCTGGCGGTGCCGCTTTACCTTAATCTGCGGCGGATTCGGCAGTTGTTCTGGCCGATATTTACTACGCTGGTGATAGGCGGCGTGGTCGCCACGGGCATGGGCGTGTTGCTGGGCTGGTGGTTTGGCGCCGAACACATGATCCTCATGACCATGGCGCCCAAGTCAGTGACCTCGCCCATTGCGATGTTGGTGGCCGAGCAGATCGGTGGCGTCGCGGCGCTGGCGGCAGTGTTCGTGTTGATCACCGGCGTGATCGGTGCGATCTTCGGGCCGAGCCTGTTGACCCGGCTCGGGGTGCACAGCCCTGAAGCGCGCGGCATGGCGCTGGGCATGACCGCCCACGCCGTCGGCACTTCAGTGGCCTTGCAGGAAAGTGAAGAGTGCGGCGCCTTCGCGGCGCTGGCGATGAGTCTGATGGGCGTGGCCACGGCGGTGTTCCTGCCGTTGGCGGTGTCGATGGTGGTGTAA
- a CDS encoding LON peptidase substrate-binding domain-containing protein, with amino-acid sequence MSLPLFPLNTVLFPGCILDLQIFEARYLDMISRCMKQGSGFGVVCILDGEEVGIAPAGYALVGCEALITDFKQQDNGLLGIRVQGGRRFHVLRSEVQRDHLTVADVEWLEDEPEQPLQDEDADLVALLKALAEHPMVEALNMGTEATGQQSLANQLAYLLPFAEVDKIDLLQLDDPQQRLDAIQALLDELQGELFA; translated from the coding sequence ATGAGCTTGCCGCTTTTTCCGCTGAACACGGTGTTGTTTCCTGGCTGCATCCTCGACTTGCAGATCTTCGAGGCGCGCTACCTGGACATGATCAGTCGCTGCATGAAACAGGGCAGTGGCTTTGGTGTGGTGTGCATCCTCGACGGCGAAGAAGTCGGCATTGCGCCGGCGGGTTACGCGTTGGTGGGGTGCGAAGCGCTGATCACCGATTTCAAGCAGCAGGACAATGGCCTGCTGGGTATCCGGGTGCAGGGCGGACGGCGTTTTCACGTTTTGCGCTCCGAGGTGCAGCGCGATCATTTGACCGTCGCTGACGTCGAGTGGCTGGAAGATGAGCCTGAGCAACCATTGCAGGACGAAGATGCCGACCTGGTGGCGCTGCTCAAGGCTCTGGCCGAACACCCGATGGTCGAGGCGCTGAACATGGGCACTGAAGCGACCGGACAACAGTCGCTGGCCAATCAACTGGCGTATCTGCTGCCGTTTGCCGAAGTGGACAAGATCGATCTGCTGCAACTCGATGATCCGCAGCAGCGACTGGATGCGATCCAGGCGCTGCTCGATGAGTTGCAGGGTGAGTTGTTCGCCTGA
- a CDS encoding MaoC family dehydratase — protein MPYVPVAELKDYVGKELGRSEWLTIDQERINLFAEATGDYQFIHVDPVKAAQTPFGSTIAHGFLSLSLMPKLMEDILVLPEGVKMVVNYGLDSVRFIQPVKVNSRVRLKVDMNEVTEKKPGQWLLKATATLEIEGSDKPAYIAEPLSLCFV, from the coding sequence ATGCCCTATGTTCCCGTTGCAGAGCTCAAAGATTATGTCGGCAAGGAACTTGGACGTTCCGAATGGCTCACCATCGATCAGGAGCGCATCAACCTGTTCGCAGAAGCCACAGGCGATTATCAGTTTATCCACGTCGACCCGGTCAAAGCCGCGCAAACACCATTTGGCAGCACGATCGCCCATGGATTCCTGTCGCTGTCGCTGATGCCGAAACTGATGGAAGACATCCTGGTCCTGCCTGAAGGGGTCAAGATGGTGGTCAACTATGGGCTGGACAGCGTACGTTTCATCCAGCCGGTGAAGGTCAACTCCAGGGTTCGGCTCAAAGTCGACATGAACGAGGTCACCGAAAAGAAACCCGGCCAATGGCTGCTCAAAGCCACCGCCACACTTGAGATCGAAGGATCGGACAAACCGGCGTACATTGCCGAGCCGCTGTCCCTCTGTTTCGTCTGA
- the ubiX gene encoding flavin prenyltransferase UbiX translates to MNSGPERITLAMTGASGAQYGLRLLDCLIREDREVHFLISKAAQLVMATETDVILPAKPQTMQAFLTEYTGAAAGQIKVYGKEDWMSPVASGSGAPAAMVVVPCSTGTLSAIATGACNNLIERAADVTLKERRQLILVPREAPYSSIHLEHMLKLSNMGVTILPASPGFYHQPQTIDDLIDFVVARILNLLNIPQDMLPRWGEHHLSSDE, encoded by the coding sequence ATGAACAGCGGCCCGGAACGCATCACACTGGCGATGACGGGCGCTTCGGGCGCCCAGTACGGTTTACGCCTGCTCGACTGCCTGATCCGCGAAGACCGCGAGGTGCATTTCCTGATCTCCAAGGCTGCGCAACTGGTGATGGCCACCGAAACCGACGTCATCCTGCCCGCCAAACCGCAGACGATGCAGGCTTTCCTGACCGAATACACCGGCGCCGCCGCCGGGCAAATCAAGGTGTATGGCAAAGAAGACTGGATGTCGCCGGTGGCCTCAGGCTCCGGTGCGCCAGCGGCGATGGTGGTGGTGCCATGCTCGACCGGGACGCTGTCGGCGATTGCGACCGGCGCCTGCAACAACTTGATCGAGCGAGCTGCCGACGTCACGTTGAAAGAGCGTCGCCAGCTGATTCTGGTGCCGCGTGAGGCACCGTATTCGAGCATTCATCTGGAGCACATGCTCAAGTTGTCGAACATGGGCGTGACGATTTTGCCGGCATCGCCAGGCTTCTATCATCAGCCGCAGACCATCGATGACTTGATCGACTTTGTGGTGGCGAGGATTCTCAACCTGTTGAATATCCCGCAAGACATGCTGCCGCGCTGGGGCGAACACCATTTGAGCAGCGATGAATAA
- a CDS encoding YceK/YidQ family lipoprotein: MNKLLIMVLALQLTGCATARTLDAAKPGAPVVYSGTRLDLYAMNGGCCAKDRFGAEAPSYPGVDLPASALLDTLLLPLSVLTVIGVSFQATGGM; this comes from the coding sequence ATGAATAAACTGCTGATCATGGTGCTGGCGTTGCAACTGACAGGTTGCGCCACGGCGCGCACCCTTGATGCCGCCAAACCCGGGGCGCCCGTGGTGTACTCGGGGACGCGTCTGGATTTGTATGCGATGAACGGCGGTTGCTGCGCGAAGGACCGCTTTGGCGCCGAAGCGCCAAGCTATCCCGGTGTCGACCTGCCGGCCAGCGCATTGCTCGATACGCTGCTGCTGCCGTTGTCGGTGCTCACGGTGATCGGTGTCAGCTTCCAGGCGACTGGCGGGATGTAG
- the mpl gene encoding UDP-N-acetylmuramate:L-alanyl-gamma-D-glutamyl-meso-diaminopimelate ligase, translating to MHIHILGICGTFMGSMAVLAKELGHHVTGSDANVYPPMSTQLEAQGIELTQGYDPAQLDPAPDLVVIGNAMSRGNPAVEYVLNKGLPYVSGPQWLADHVLQGRWVLAVAGTHGKTTTSSMLAWVLEHAGMSPGFLIGGVPQNFSVSARLGETPFFVIEADEYDSAFFDKRSKFVHYRPRTAILNNLEYDHADIFPDLPAIERQFHHLVRTIPSEGLVIHPTTEPALQRVIEMGCWTPVQTTGAGGQWQVKLLSEDGSKFEVMFEGVAQGVVEWDMTGQHNVANALATLAAARHVGVVPSMGIAALSAFKSVKRRMEKVAEVRGITIYDDFAHHPTAIATTLDGLRKRIGDAPLIAIIEPRSNSMKLGAHRDGLPESVVDADQVIWYAPANLGWDLGATAALCTVPSIVSDSLEGIIERVKSQAQPGTHVVIMSNGGFGGLHGKLAEALK from the coding sequence ATGCACATTCATATTCTTGGTATCTGCGGCACTTTCATGGGTTCGATGGCGGTTCTGGCTAAAGAACTGGGTCATCATGTGACGGGCTCCGATGCCAACGTCTACCCGCCGATGAGCACTCAGCTTGAAGCGCAGGGCATTGAGTTGACCCAAGGCTACGATCCCGCTCAACTCGATCCGGCCCCGGATCTGGTGGTGATCGGCAACGCCATGTCCCGCGGCAACCCGGCCGTGGAATACGTGTTGAACAAAGGCCTGCCTTACGTCTCCGGCCCGCAATGGCTGGCGGATCACGTGCTGCAAGGTCGCTGGGTCCTGGCCGTCGCCGGCACCCATGGCAAAACCACCACCAGCAGCATGCTCGCCTGGGTCCTGGAGCACGCGGGCATGAGCCCGGGCTTCCTGATTGGCGGCGTGCCGCAGAATTTCTCGGTGTCGGCCCGCTTGGGCGAGACGCCGTTCTTCGTCATCGAAGCCGACGAGTACGACAGCGCGTTTTTCGACAAGCGCTCGAAATTTGTTCACTACCGCCCACGCACGGCGATCCTGAACAACCTCGAATACGATCATGCCGACATCTTCCCCGATCTGCCGGCCATCGAGCGCCAGTTTCACCATTTGGTGCGGACCATCCCGAGTGAAGGCCTGGTGATCCACCCGACGACGGAACCTGCCTTGCAGCGCGTCATCGAGATGGGCTGCTGGACACCGGTGCAAACCACCGGGGCCGGCGGTCAGTGGCAGGTCAAGCTGCTCAGCGAAGATGGCTCGAAGTTTGAGGTGATGTTCGAAGGCGTTGCTCAAGGCGTGGTCGAGTGGGACATGACCGGCCAGCACAACGTCGCCAATGCCTTGGCTACGCTGGCGGCGGCTCGCCACGTCGGCGTCGTGCCGTCGATGGGCATTGCTGCATTGAGCGCCTTCAAAAGCGTGAAGCGGCGGATGGAGAAAGTCGCCGAAGTCCGTGGCATCACCATCTACGACGACTTCGCTCACCACCCGACGGCCATCGCCACGACCCTCGACGGGCTGCGCAAGCGCATCGGTGATGCGCCATTGATTGCGATCATTGAGCCTCGCTCCAATTCCATGAAGCTTGGCGCGCACCGCGATGGCTTGCCGGAAAGCGTGGTCGATGCCGATCAGGTGATCTGGTACGCCCCGGCCAACCTCGGCTGGGACTTGGGCGCGACCGCTGCGTTGTGCACCGTGCCATCGATTGTCAGTGATTCGCTGGAAGGCATCATCGAGCGCGTGAAGTCCCAGGCCCAACCTGGCACCCACGTGGTCATCATGAGCAACGGCGGCTTCGGCGGCCTGCACGGCAAGCTGGCCGAGGCGCTCAAATGA
- a CDS encoding oxidoreductase, which produces MYLTPQHVLLAGATGLTGEHLLDRLLNEPTISRVLAPSRRPLAEHPHLENPVGDPAVFLPQLNGRVDIAYCCLGTTIKQAGSEQAFRAVDLDMVVAFAKRAREMGARHLIVISALGADRRSPVFYNRVKGEMEHALIAQNWPQLTICRPSLLLGDRLEPRMAEQIAGPLSRLIPGKYRGIEACQLARAMWRLALEEQDGVRIVESDELRKLGK; this is translated from the coding sequence ATGTACTTGACGCCTCAGCATGTATTGCTTGCCGGTGCTACCGGGCTGACCGGTGAACATTTGCTTGATCGTTTGCTCAATGAGCCAACGATTTCAAGGGTACTGGCCCCCTCACGCCGGCCACTGGCCGAGCATCCCCATCTGGAAAACCCGGTCGGCGACCCGGCGGTGTTTTTGCCGCAACTCAACGGCCGCGTCGACATCGCCTACTGCTGCCTTGGCACCACGATCAAGCAGGCCGGTTCCGAACAAGCCTTTCGCGCGGTCGATCTGGACATGGTGGTGGCGTTCGCCAAGCGTGCGCGGGAAATGGGCGCACGGCACCTGATCGTAATCAGTGCCCTGGGGGCCGATCGCAGGTCGCCTGTTTTCTACAATCGGGTCAAAGGCGAAATGGAACACGCATTGATCGCACAGAATTGGCCGCAGCTGACCATTTGCCGACCTTCATTACTGCTGGGCGATCGCCTGGAACCGCGTATGGCGGAGCAAATCGCCGGACCGTTGTCGCGACTGATCCCCGGCAAATACCGCGGCATCGAGGCCTGCCAATTGGCGCGGGCGATGTGGCGACTGGCGCTGGAGGAGCAGGATGGAGTGCGGATTGTCGAGTCGGATGAGTTGCGCAAACTAGGTAAGTAG